GCGCCCCACTACTTTACATTTGACCTTATCCTGTTTAAAAGACTTTTCCAGCATTTCCAGCAGCTGATTCCAATCCTCATTTTGTTCCATGTCAATAAAATCGACGATAATAATCCCGCTAAGGTTTCTAAGTCTTATCTGCCTGGATATTTCTGTAGCAGCCTCCATATTCAGACTCTGCAGGGTATGCTGCAGGGAGCTTTCTCCAGTGTATTTTCCGGAGTTGACGTCAATGGCGGTCAGGGCTTCAGTCTGTTCAATCACCAGATAGCCTCCGCTTTCAAGCGGGACCTTGGGTTTTAATGCTTTCAGGATTTCATCACCGATATGATAGCGTTCAAACAAATTCCCTTTAAAGTCAGTCCATATTTTCCCGGAAACTGAGCATCTGACTTCCCGGAGCTTTGTCCGTAGCAGCTCGGCCATTTCCCCGTCATCGGTAATAATCCTGGTTACCTCTTCGTCGATCGTTTCTCTTAACAGACGGGACAATGGGTCGCTGCTGCTGTAAATCAGTCCCTTGCCAGACTTGCTTTTGATTCTTTCCGTTAAGGTCTGATTGATTTCTAAAATCTTTTCAATATCATCAGCCAGTTCTTTTTCCGCAACGCCTTCCGCCATCGTCCGGACAATCAGACCAGCATTCTCAATGCTGAGATTCTGGGCAAGTTGATTAAGACGTTCTCTTTCTGTTTCATCCGTTATTTTACGTGAAATCCCCAAATATCCGCGATTCCCGGGCAAGAGTACCACAAAACGCCCGGGCAGTGAAAGATTGGTCGTAACTCTTGCTCCTTTATTACCGACAGCTTCCCGGGTGACCTGAACAATCACCTCCTGGCCTTCTTTTAAGAGGCTCTCGATCGGTGGCACCGGCGATCCGGGTACATTTTGCACCTGGACATATTCTGGATTGACAATATCCCCTGCATAGAGGAAGGCATTCTTCTCGAGCCCAATATCGATGAAAGCAGCCTGTATGCCTGTAACAATATTACTGACCTTCCCCTTGTAGATATTGCCGGCCAAACGGGATTCTCTTCCGGAATCATCCAGGACTTCTGCCAGTCTGCCTTCTTCCAGTACCGCAGCCCTCATCCGATGATCCTCAGTGGTAATGACAATCTCTTTCAATCTTATCCCTGCTTTCAGGCTTAGTATCAAATCCAAATTTCTAAGATGACACTATATCGTTGCGATCACTTCGAGTGGGTTTCTGAGCATCCCGTCGGACTGTTCGATAAACAGGCCTTCCCTTGTTGTCGTTACGCCTGAAATATCTACCGGAAGTCCTTCCATGTTTTTTAGACTTTCCAGGATTTCAACCGGCCGGACTGAACCAGCGTTTCCGGTAATAATATCCAGGCGCAGTTGTACATGATAATTCTGAGCATCCGCAGAAATAACCCCTTCTTCAGAAATCAGTGTTATGGTTTTAACAAACGGACGAATATTCCGCTCTATTTTTTTGCCCTGCTGATAGCGAATCCCTGTTGCTTCGTCCCTGTTCAGCCAGTTCCGGCAAGCTTTACGGAGTTCTTCTGCCTCGACCGGACGAAGGAGAGGCGCTTCGGTCCGGTATCTGGCAAGATTAATCACAGCCATCAGTGCCTTGCTTCCCTTTACTGCGATCCCAGCGCCTATGATTTTTATGCCCTCGGGCAACTGGCTCTGAAGCCGCTCAACGATATTCCCAATATCACATGCTCCGGCTTCTGTTGCTTCTCCAGCTTCTTCCCGAATAGCGTCCTTTTCTTGTTCTTTATTCTCTTTGACTTCAATATCGACATATTCCTGTTCTCCTTCCACACCGACTGGCAAAGGGGGACCAAAAGCAATCTTCGGATGAGGATTGAATCCTTCGGAAAAAGCCACTTCAATTTGGGCTCTGCGCAGGGCCCTGTCCAACATTCTGGTTAAATCCAGATGCGCAATATACCGGGCTTCACCTTTCTTGGTGTAGGCCAGCCTTATCTTCATCATAACCGCCTCTTTTCCAATCTTTCCAAGATATAAATATCAGAGCTATCTTCCAAAGCTTTGTTGTAAAGCCTTTCTTTATTCCGGCATGTTTGTAAAAAAGCCGAATACATTACTTGTAAACGAGGAGGGATTTCAATGCAATTTTCTTCTGGCGAACAGACGCCGCTAAGATTGCTGGATGAGGCCAACTTCTGGAAACACCAGGAATATGAGCATACGAACGTCATCCGGGAAATCGTGCCGGATCTGGAAAGAAAATTTGTCGAAGAACTTAAAGAATGGGAACAGGCTCTGACAAGGACGCATAGCCAGGTTGTCCAGCTCACTGAAACATTGGTCAGATATGGAAATACGCAACCGGTTGTCGCCGATCAGGCACTTCGTCTGATCAGCTTTTCTCTTGAACAAAGCGGCCGGTTTGTAAAATTCCTTTTTGAAATTCTAGATTTGAGTCAGGCAGTCAAGAAGAATCCGACTGCTGCAGCTGTAATCAAACACATCATCCGTGAATCTGAATATTTCATCGGGATCACCCAGACCATCTGCAGTCAAGGCTAGGTTCTGTATAAAGTTAAAGCGCACTGAATTTTACGGGTCTGGCCAGATCCGGACAGACTCCGCAGTGGCTGCATTTTTCCCGGCAATCAGGTGTGACAGCTTCAGTCAGGGCCTTTTTATATTCTCCAAGCAAGTAGGATTTCTTGACACCTGAGTTCAGATGGTCCCAGGGAAGGATCTCATCCTCTGATATCCGCCTGTTGGCATAGAAATGCGGGTCAATGCCGATTTCCTCCATTCCCTGCTTCCACAGATCATACCGAAAATGCTCACTCCACCCGTCAAATTTGCAACCTGCGTTAACCGCCCATTCCAGTAGCTCCGCAACTTTGCGGTCACCCTTGGCAAATATGGCTTCCAGAAAGCTTGCTTCTACATCGTGGTAGATAAACTTGATCCGGTAATCCCGCAGTTTCTTGCGGAGGTATTCCTGTTTTTCTCTAAGAGTCACCATGGAATCCTGTGCTGCCCATTGAAAAGGCGTATGCGGTTTGGGAACAAACGAACTTGCCGAAACTGTGATCCTGCAGCCGCGTTTCCCAAGTTTTCTGGACAACTCTAGGACTTTTCTGGCCTGTTCGACGATTCCGTCCAAGTCCTCATAGGTTTCGGTCGGTAGTCCAATCATATAATACAGCTTGATACTGCTCCATCCTCCTTTAAAGGATGCTTCTGCCGTCCTTAAAAGATCCTCTTCCGTTACGCCTTTATTGATAACATCCCTTAAGCGCTGGGTTCCGGCTTCCGGTGCAAAGGTCAGTCCGGATTTGCGTACTTTTTGGACCTGTTCGGCAATCTCAACATCAAATGAATCCAGGCGGAGTGAGGGAAGGGATACACTGACCCCTTTGGGTTCCATTTTAGCCATCAGACCTTTAAGGACACCGTTGATGCAAGTATAATCACTGGTCGACAGCGAAACAAGTGAGATTTCTTCATAACCGGTGGCCTTGATGGATTTCTCCGCCTGTTCCAGCAATGCTTCAGGAGACCGTTCCCGAAGCGGCCTGTAGATCATTCCGGCCTGACAAAAGCGGCATCCCCTGGTGCAACCCCTCATGACCTCAAGCATTACCCTGTCATGAATAGCCTCCGTATACGGGACAATCACTTTTTCCGGGAAGTAGGCCGAGCTGAAGTCCCGCAACACCGCCTTTCTGACCGTCTCAGAAATTCCTTCCCTGACTGTGATTTGCTGGATTGAACCATCAGGTTTGTATTCGGCCTCATAAAAACCCGGCACATAGATTCCCTGAATCTGGGCCAGTTCGACCAGAATAGCTTCCTTCAGTTTTCCGTTTTTCCTGGCTTGCTGAATCACGTGAAGAACTGCGGGAAATTGTTCTTCCCCTTCCCCCAGGAAAAAGAAATCTACAAAAGGCGCCAGAGGTTCAGGATTGTAGGCACATGGACCACCGGCAAATATAAAGGGATACGCACCCCCACTTTCCGTCCCGTTTTTTCTGTCTTCGGATTTTAACGGTATCCCGCTGAGCTTTAGGACATTTAATAAATTGGTATAGCTGAGCTCATATTGCAGCGTGAAAGCGACCACATCAAAATCCAGCAGAGGACGAAAAGATTCCAGTGTGTAAAGCGGGATTCCTCCCTGCTTTAACTTTTCTTCCATATCCGGCCATGGAGCAAAGGCCCTTTCACAGAGAAACTCTTCATAAGAATTGATGCGGCCGTACAGGATACGTAACGCAAGATTGGACATGCCGACTTCATATACATCAGGAAAGACAAATGCCACCCGTACATCTGTCTTTTCCCAGTCTTTTTTTACCATATTCCATTCACCACCGACATAACGACCGGGCTTAATCACCTGCGGTAAAATCCGGTCGAGTTTCTGGCGAATCCATTCACGATCCTTCTGATTCATATGTATTTCCCCCTTGAGCCTATTTATCCAGGCAGGTCTTCATAATATATACGCTTTCGGCAGCATAAAGGCTTTGACCTGCCTTTATGCCATCCATGGCATCGTAACACTAGGCCATCCATAGCCCTCGTGTGCCGCGCTCAGCATCCCTGTTCCGCTTGACGTTGTCTATATATTACGGAGACGGATTACTTAATTGTGGATAAATTATTATAGCACAGCACCTTATTCTTAAGCAAAAACCTACCTTCCAGGCGCAGAAGGGCTTTCTTTTTGTCCAGGCCGCCGGCATAACCGGTAAGTTTTCCATTGCCGCCAATCACACGGTGACACGGAATTAAAATGGAGATCGGATTATGCCCGACTGCACTGCCTACCGCCTGAGCGGACATCGTTGTTAACCCCCGGGCCAGAGCAATACGTTGGGCAATTTCCCCGTAAGTTATGACTTTCCCATACGGTATCTGCAGCAGTATCTCCCAGACAGCCTTCTGGAAGTCGGTCCCCACAGGAGCCAGATACAAATCCATTTTGGGAACTGAAATACCTGCCATGATACCTTTCGCATTTCTTTCCGTGCTTGCCGCCTGTTCCTCTTCCCAAGCTTGTCCTTCTTGTCCCGAAAAATAAAAATCCAGCCGCCGACGCAGCGTCTCAAAAACAGGATATTCCCGATTCTCTGTCCATTCGGAAGTAACGGCAGGATAATGCTTCTGGCCAATGAACCATAAACCGCTTAGCTTATCTTGGACTGCCGCAGCTGTCATTTTTCCAAGAGGTGTATTCACAGTGCAGGTATAGGTCATGTTCGTTTTCATGTTGACAGGGTACCAGCTCCCTTCACCTATTTGAATAGCCGGTCTGCCAGTCCAACCCTCTTCGAGCTGAAAAGACAGAGTGACGAATTCTCAGATAGGATAATATAATACAGTAATTGCTCGTATGAAAGCAAGCGAAAAGAAGTATTGGAGGGGAAATTATGTTCAAATACGCCGATGCGCTGTTATTTCCAGTAGAAGTCAATTATCCAGACCCGCAGTTCGGCCGGATCATGCTGGAACATTACGGCGGGAAAGATAGCGAGTTCTCCGCAGCCACCCAGTATATGAATCACCGTGCTAATATGCCCAACCACTTTGTAAGGGAGTTATTGGGTCTTATCGCAGCAGAAGAACATAGCCATATGGAGATGATTGCTGAGGCGATTAACAGACTTGGAGGACCACCACTTTGCTACGTCAATTCCGAGGGTATACCCTGGGACCTGACCTATGTCGATCAAAGCCTTGATCCTGTTGCGATGCTGCAGGCCGATGCTGAAGCTGAGATCCGCGCAAAAATGCTTTATGACACACATTTGACAATGACCAGCGATCCTGGTCTGAAAAAGATGATTCGCTTTCTGGGTGACAGAGAAGATGTCCACAAACACCTTTTTGAAAAGTCCCAAGCTATGATCCTTCAGGGTGCTGCCCCAGGAAGTTTTAGCACATTAATCAGGGAATATCGAATGAGCTTCCCAGTCTGAATGCTTCTCTATATTTACCGGTGCATGATATTTACATGCTTTTGGATCATTACCACAGTATTCCATTCTATATGATCTTTTTTTATTCTTCTTTTAATTTTCCGACCATGCAATTGAGTCCAAAATCCATCATGCCCTGGATAACTTCAGTCTCACTTAGCATTCTTTCGATCTTATCGTCTTTACCCATTACACTGACGAGACTGAAATGATCAGCAGAAAACTTATCAATAATCTGTTTAAGCGCAGTGTCCCTACTTACCGCGAGACTCCTTCCAGGCATCAGCCCCTGCGCCAAAAGACGCTCTTTCTTGCGGCAGAGCTGCTTTAAAAAAACAATTCTGGCATTGTCCAGCTCTTTGCCGCTGCCAATCCAGAAAAAGATGCCAAGAACAATAAAAAGAATCGGTTCATAAATATAGAAGCCCATTCCCTGCATCAGGAAACCAGCAAAAACAAAAGCACCCCCAAGGCATTTACCGGCTGCCGCCAGGAACCGGGTGGTCGGGACAAAACCAAAAGACCCCGCCAGCAGGCCACGGACAATTCTACCACCGTCAAGCGGCAGAACAGGAAGCAGGTTAAAGGCTGCCAGCCAGAAATTTGTTTTGGCAAATTCCAACGCCCATGCTCCGCTTAAGATTCCGTTTTCACGAAGAATCTGAATAAAAAAGAACAACACGACATTGACGGCCGGACCAGCAAAAGCAATAATTGTCTC
This genomic stretch from Dehalobacter restrictus DSM 9455 harbors:
- a CDS encoding Rne/Rng family ribonuclease; its protein translation is MKEIVITTEDHRMRAAVLEEGRLAEVLDDSGRESRLAGNIYKGKVSNIVTGIQAAFIDIGLEKNAFLYAGDIVNPEYVQVQNVPGSPVPPIESLLKEGQEVIVQVTREAVGNKGARVTTNLSLPGRFVVLLPGNRGYLGISRKITDETERERLNQLAQNLSIENAGLIVRTMAEGVAEKELADDIEKILEINQTLTERIKSKSGKGLIYSSSDPLSRLLRETIDEEVTRIITDDGEMAELLRTKLREVRCSVSGKIWTDFKGNLFERYHIGDEILKALKPKVPLESGGYLVIEQTEALTAIDVNSGKYTGESSLQHTLQSLNMEAATEISRQIRLRNLSGIIIVDFIDMEQNEDWNQLLEMLEKSFKQDKVKCKVVGRTRLGLVEVTRKKEGQTLAARNTEKCRECGGKGWHERRETRDEGFFHLVSGQSKCNL
- a CDS encoding TIGR03936 family radical SAM-associated protein; translated protein: MMKIRLAYTKKGEARYIAHLDLTRMLDRALRRAQIEVAFSEGFNPHPKIAFGPPLPVGVEGEQEYVDIEVKENKEQEKDAIREEAGEATEAGACDIGNIVERLQSQLPEGIKIIGAGIAVKGSKALMAVINLARYRTEAPLLRPVEAEELRKACRNWLNRDEATGIRYQQGKKIERNIRPFVKTITLISEEGVISADAQNYHVQLRLDIITGNAGSVRPVEILESLKNMEGLPVDISGVTTTREGLFIEQSDGMLRNPLEVIATI
- a CDS encoding DUF2935 domain-containing protein; the encoded protein is MQFSSGEQTPLRLLDEANFWKHQEYEHTNVIREIVPDLERKFVEELKEWEQALTRTHSQVVQLTETLVRYGNTQPVVADQALRLISFSLEQSGRFVKFLFEILDLSQAVKKNPTAAAVIKHIIRESEYFIGITQTICSQG
- a CDS encoding TIGR03960 family B12-binding radical SAM protein; its protein translation is MNQKDREWIRQKLDRILPQVIKPGRYVGGEWNMVKKDWEKTDVRVAFVFPDVYEVGMSNLALRILYGRINSYEEFLCERAFAPWPDMEEKLKQGGIPLYTLESFRPLLDFDVVAFTLQYELSYTNLLNVLKLSGIPLKSEDRKNGTESGGAYPFIFAGGPCAYNPEPLAPFVDFFFLGEGEEQFPAVLHVIQQARKNGKLKEAILVELAQIQGIYVPGFYEAEYKPDGSIQQITVREGISETVRKAVLRDFSSAYFPEKVIVPYTEAIHDRVMLEVMRGCTRGCRFCQAGMIYRPLRERSPEALLEQAEKSIKATGYEEISLVSLSTSDYTCINGVLKGLMAKMEPKGVSVSLPSLRLDSFDVEIAEQVQKVRKSGLTFAPEAGTQRLRDVINKGVTEEDLLRTAEASFKGGWSSIKLYYMIGLPTETYEDLDGIVEQARKVLELSRKLGKRGCRITVSASSFVPKPHTPFQWAAQDSMVTLREKQEYLRKKLRDYRIKFIYHDVEASFLEAIFAKGDRKVAELLEWAVNAGCKFDGWSEHFRYDLWKQGMEEIGIDPHFYANRRISEDEILPWDHLNSGVKKSYLLGEYKKALTEAVTPDCREKCSHCGVCPDLARPVKFSAL
- a CDS encoding methylated-DNA--[protein]-cysteine S-methyltransferase gives rise to the protein MKTNMTYTCTVNTPLGKMTAAAVQDKLSGLWFIGQKHYPAVTSEWTENREYPVFETLRRRLDFYFSGQEGQAWEEEQAASTERNAKGIMAGISVPKMDLYLAPVGTDFQKAVWEILLQIPYGKVITYGEIAQRIALARGLTTMSAQAVGSAVGHNPISILIPCHRVIGGNGKLTGYAGGLDKKKALLRLEGRFLLKNKVLCYNNLSTIK
- a CDS encoding manganese catalase family protein produces the protein MFKYADALLFPVEVNYPDPQFGRIMLEHYGGKDSEFSAATQYMNHRANMPNHFVRELLGLIAAEEHSHMEMIAEAINRLGGPPLCYVNSEGIPWDLTYVDQSLDPVAMLQADAEAEIRAKMLYDTHLTMTSDPGLKKMIRFLGDREDVHKHLFEKSQAMILQGAAPGSFSTLIREYRMSFPV
- a CDS encoding M50 family metallopeptidase, encoding MKVKVHPTFIILLILCMLAGQVVRALLVFSLVIVHEACHILAARGYGIRCRSIELYPYGGTAVLDDSFEGKKKEETIIAFAGPAVNVVLFFFIQILRENGILSGAWALEFAKTNFWLAAFNLLPVLPLDGGRIVRGLLAGSFGFVPTTRFLAAAGKCLGGAFVFAGFLMQGMGFYIYEPILFIVLGIFFWIGSGKELDNARIVFLKQLCRKKERLLAQGLMPGRSLAVSRDTALKQIIDKFSADHFSLVSVMGKDDKIERMLSETEVIQGMMDFGLNCMVGKLKEE